Proteins encoded in a region of the Atopobium sp. oral taxon 416 genome:
- a CDS encoding isopeptide-forming domain-containing fimbrial protein, protein MEHKGIARKAVTAGLAAAMALSMAFTPAVALAAPGATGQITVTADSGDNASTKYSAYQIFAGDVVDKDGSKTVANIAWANDSVRTAVVNAIKAEDSSYADPTDASASAQQAAEFINVHITGTNNTTILDNASFGNKLADAVDGIADKTTVTPGTAASLPEGYYLIVTADVNGKVDQNGTSPIFAIVGGSAVTVKEKTTVPTVEKQIKDDDAANFGKAASSELGKKLDYQITGTVASNLATYNTYYYAFKDTPSAGLDIDQSTIHVTIDGTEVDPSSYTVAATPGSLSVEFQDLKAAKNTKGAAISVNATSKVVLTYQASLNANSVIASQDNPNEVHVEYSNNPNTDQHGFTKPDKVKDYTYKLGLVKKDKQNQSRALSGAKFTLQVKNADNTSGDNGKYVQADGSLGNTAHEFTTGTDGTISVDHIDAGTYTVKETVAPKGYEPVSDFDVTITDNTKDMSTADDALTLSAASTGSQDVKTSADANKGTVTITVSDVKNNGLPLTGQSGLMVTVLVGGAIVAASATAMAKRKKSAKE, encoded by the coding sequence ATGGAACATAAAGGAATTGCAAGAAAAGCAGTAACTGCGGGTCTTGCTGCAGCGATGGCCCTCTCGATGGCTTTTACGCCGGCAGTGGCTCTTGCTGCTCCTGGTGCGACGGGGCAGATTACCGTCACTGCCGATTCAGGTGACAATGCGAGCACCAAATATAGCGCCTACCAGATTTTTGCGGGTGATGTGGTCGATAAAGATGGCAGCAAGACGGTTGCCAACATCGCCTGGGCGAATGACAGCGTCCGTACCGCGGTCGTAAACGCTATCAAGGCTGAGGACAGCTCGTATGCCGACCCGACCGATGCCTCTGCCTCCGCGCAGCAGGCCGCGGAGTTCATCAACGTGCACATTACGGGCACCAACAATACGACCATCCTCGACAATGCGAGCTTCGGAAACAAGCTTGCCGACGCTGTCGACGGTATTGCAGACAAGACCACGGTCACCCCGGGTACGGCGGCATCCCTCCCCGAGGGCTACTACCTGATTGTCACCGCCGATGTGAACGGCAAGGTCGACCAGAACGGCACCTCGCCCATCTTCGCGATTGTCGGTGGGTCCGCTGTCACGGTCAAGGAAAAGACGACCGTCCCGACCGTCGAGAAGCAGATCAAGGACGACGACGCGGCGAATTTCGGCAAGGCCGCCTCGTCCGAGCTGGGCAAGAAGCTCGACTATCAAATCACGGGTACCGTGGCCTCCAACCTCGCAACTTATAATACCTACTATTATGCCTTCAAGGATACGCCCTCTGCTGGTCTCGACATCGACCAGAGTACCATCCACGTGACCATCGATGGCACCGAGGTGGATCCGAGCAGCTATACCGTAGCTGCAACGCCGGGCTCCCTCTCCGTCGAGTTCCAAGATCTGAAAGCGGCCAAGAACACCAAAGGGGCGGCAATCAGCGTCAATGCCACATCCAAGGTCGTCCTCACCTACCAGGCATCGCTCAATGCGAATTCCGTCATCGCCTCCCAGGATAATCCCAACGAGGTGCACGTCGAGTACTCCAACAATCCCAACACGGACCAGCATGGCTTCACAAAGCCCGATAAGGTCAAAGACTATACCTACAAGCTGGGCCTCGTGAAGAAGGACAAGCAGAACCAGAGCCGCGCGCTTTCGGGCGCAAAGTTCACCCTGCAGGTCAAGAACGCTGACAACACGTCGGGCGACAATGGCAAGTATGTCCAGGCGGACGGATCGCTCGGCAACACCGCACACGAGTTCACTACCGGGACGGATGGCACCATCTCTGTCGATCACATCGACGCCGGTACCTATACCGTGAAGGAGACTGTGGCGCCGAAAGGCTACGAGCCCGTAAGCGACTTCGACGTCACTATCACTGACAATACAAAGGATATGTCGACCGCCGATGACGCGCTTACGCTGAGTGCAGCCTCGACAGGCAGCCAGGATGTCAAAACCTCTGCCGACGCGAACAAGGGGACTGTTACGATTACGGTGAGTGACGTCAAGAACAATGGTCTTCCCTTGACCGGCCAGTCCGGCCTCATGGTCACCGTCCTCGTAGGCGGGGCGATTGTGGCCGCTTCCGCAACTGCTATGGCTAAGCGCAAGAAGAGCGCAAAGGAGTAG
- a CDS encoding class C sortase has protein sequence MGCAEVERDISVPRVTHTTKHTKPPILPILGLLVGLAILAAPIITDLYASWVNSQAISSMTSVSDDLNNPARLSCLAHAYQYNASLAGVPYQDMKETATEELVADAQARGENAEVPDVGSEPSEQLDYQQQLSYGQDTAIAWIELPKIGVKLPVYHGTSDEALAEGSGHLEGSSLPVGGLSTHTVLTAHSGTHTQRMFDDIRRLDQGDVFVIHTLGVSYAYEVDSSEVVLPDEIQSLAIQPGKDLCTLVTCTPYGVNDHRLLVHAHRTTRLPEAPSAGDAIEGLLGIRTLPLMLAAAVLVGLVVVHHILRRKGRRYAPRHIAS, from the coding sequence ATGGGGTGTGCTGAGGTAGAGAGGGATATATCAGTGCCGAGAGTGACGCATACAACAAAGCACACAAAGCCCCCTATACTGCCCATCCTCGGGCTTCTGGTCGGCCTTGCCATTCTGGCTGCGCCAATTATTACAGACCTGTACGCCAGTTGGGTCAATTCACAGGCGATTTCGTCCATGACGAGCGTATCAGACGACCTCAATAATCCAGCACGGCTGTCCTGTTTGGCTCATGCCTACCAGTACAACGCGTCGTTGGCGGGTGTCCCGTATCAAGACATGAAGGAGACAGCAACGGAGGAGTTGGTCGCTGATGCGCAGGCTCGCGGCGAGAATGCCGAGGTGCCGGATGTCGGTTCGGAGCCATCTGAGCAGCTAGACTACCAACAGCAGCTGTCCTATGGGCAAGACACCGCTATAGCGTGGATTGAGCTGCCCAAGATCGGCGTCAAGCTCCCCGTATACCATGGTACAAGCGACGAAGCACTCGCGGAGGGCTCGGGGCATCTGGAAGGAAGCAGCCTCCCCGTCGGCGGCTTATCAACCCATACTGTACTCACCGCGCATTCCGGCACACACACGCAACGAATGTTCGACGACATTCGTCGTCTCGACCAAGGGGACGTGTTTGTTATCCATACCCTTGGCGTCTCGTATGCTTATGAGGTCGATTCCTCGGAGGTCGTGCTCCCTGACGAGATTCAATCTCTTGCGATCCAGCCAGGGAAGGACCTCTGTACATTGGTGACCTGCACCCCGTATGGCGTTAACGACCACAGGCTGTTGGTCCATGCACACAGGACGACAAGGCTTCCCGAAGCCCCCAGCGCGGGCGATGCCATAGAGGGGCTTCTTGGGATACGAACGCTGCCCCTCATGCTGGCGGCCGCCGTTCTCGTTGGGCTTGTTGTTGTCCATCACATACTTCGACGCAAGGGTCGCCGGTACGCGCCACGTCACATCGCCTCATGA